The Bacilli bacterium nucleotide sequence GCAAGGGCTGGATATCCGCGTCATCTATGACGGAGTCGGCAGCTATAAATTGCCGAAAAGATATGTGCGCGAACTGGCGGATGCCGGAATTCGCTGCCACCCTTTTCTGCCGCTTTTGTCGTCGCTTTTCACCAAGCGGATCAATTACCGCAATCACCGCAAAATTGTCGTGGTGGACGGCGCTATCGGTTTTTTGGGCGGCATCAATGTCGGCGATGAATACATGGGCAAAAACAAGCAATTGGGTTTTTGGCGCGATACGCATTTGCAAATTACGGGGAATGCCGTGCGAGATTTGCAGCGAACGTTTGCCGCCGATTGGCGGCTTGCCTGCGGGGAAAAGCTTGCCAGCGGAGACGAGATTGCCGGTGGAGAGGAGTTCGCCGGTGGGAGTGAGATAGCCGTTGAGGGCAAGCTAACCGGCGGAGATGAGATTACCGGCGGGGTCAATCTTATGGCGACGAACGCGGAGTTTTCGCAAAGAATTGCGGAAGGCGGCGAATATGGCGAATATATTCAAATCATTGCTTCGGGGCCGGATCAGCGCGGAGAGCGGATGATCAAGCTGTTTTTTGCCATGATCACCGGCGCGAATGAACGTTTGTGGCTGACTACGCCCTATTTTATTCCCGATCCGTCGATAGTAACGGCATTGAAATTGGCGGCCGCAAAGGGCGTGGACATCAAGGTGGTCATTCCGGGAAAGCCGGACACCCGGCTTGTGCATTGGGCTTCATTATCTTATGTGCTGGAATTGCTCGCCGCCGGAGTGGAATTTTACGAGTATCAGAAAGGGTTCATCCACTCGAAAGTATTGATTGCGGACGGCACGATGGCTACCGTGGGTTCGGCAAATTTGGACATGCGCAGCTTTTACTGCAATTTCGAGTTGAATGCGGTATTGTTCGATCGCGCGGTCATCTCGCGGTTGGAGCGGGACTTCGCCAACGATTTGCAAGACAGCCAAGCGATGTGTGCGGAAAATTTCGCCGGGCGGCCCAAAAGCCAGCAGCTCAAGGAAATGGCGGCGCGCATGTTGTCGCCGCTGCTTTAGGCTCCATGCGCCAGGTCTAATCCTACCGCCATTAGGCGGTCAACTTCCAGCATTTGCTTTTAGTAAACGTTAGCCTCCCTGCCAAACGCAAAACGAGTGGACCGCCTCCCCGCACAATGCCAAAACGGGTAGATTATCTCCCCGCACGCCGCTAAATCGGGGGGATTACTTCCCTGCACGCTGCTAAATCGGGTAGGATTGCCTCCTTGCGCAACGCAAAAACAGGTGGATCGACTTCCTCGCCTTCCCGCACTGCGCAAAAACGTGAGCTCCCTCCCCGCGTAT carries:
- a CDS encoding phospholipase D-like domain-containing protein, which produces MIWLIAVLFVQLAETVFVMFAEYRNPAKTAAWLLIIFMFPLIGFVMYFFLGERYRHGSKAGGRYRHVSKTGKPLWLRQQTGKPGAVGADVEAAARAAGEAVIEAADEAMGEAAGKATGKAVVVTVRRPEAVIRYGQLFPESPITYGNRTKVLTNGEETFAAILAAIESACAYIFVEYYTLRDDEIGRVFQRALIKKARQGLDIRVIYDGVGSYKLPKRYVRELADAGIRCHPFLPLLSSLFTKRINYRNHRKIVVVDGAIGFLGGINVGDEYMGKNKQLGFWRDTHLQITGNAVRDLQRTFAADWRLACGEKLASGDEIAGGEEFAGGSEIAVEGKLTGGDEITGGVNLMATNAEFSQRIAEGGEYGEYIQIIASGPDQRGERMIKLFFAMITGANERLWLTTPYFIPDPSIVTALKLAAAKGVDIKVVIPGKPDTRLVHWASLSYVLELLAAGVEFYEYQKGFIHSKVLIADGTMATVGSANLDMRSFYCNFELNAVLFDRAVISRLERDFANDLQDSQAMCAENFAGRPKSQQLKEMAARMLSPLL